Proteins encoded together in one Lysinibacillus sp. FSL K6-0232 window:
- a CDS encoding F0F1 ATP synthase subunit delta, translating into MSNSTVAKRYAQALFELAQQKNILTEVGADLNELTKVVNESPDFLTLLTAPKFSIERKKQMVASIFASATPEVVHTIQLLVEKKRVDEIKLIAKAYAELAANAQGTADATVFSTRALSAEESANISTTFAKLVGKHSLNITNEIDPSLLGGIRVQIGNHIYDSSVANKLERLKRELIG; encoded by the coding sequence ATGAGTAATTCAACTGTAGCAAAACGTTACGCTCAAGCGCTGTTTGAACTAGCGCAACAAAAAAATATTCTTACTGAAGTTGGTGCAGACTTAAACGAGTTAACAAAAGTTGTAAATGAATCTCCTGATTTTTTAACACTATTAACAGCACCTAAGTTCTCCATCGAACGTAAGAAACAAATGGTGGCAAGCATCTTTGCTAGTGCAACACCAGAAGTTGTACACACAATCCAATTACTTGTTGAGAAAAAACGTGTAGATGAAATCAAACTAATTGCTAAGGCATATGCTGAGCTTGCTGCGAATGCACAGGGCACTGCAGATGCAACAGTATTTTCAACACGTGCACTTTCTGCTGAGGAAAGCGCAAATATTTCAACGACGTTTGCGAAACTTGTTGGCAAACATTCATTAAACATAACAAACGAAATCGATCCATCATTACTTGGTGGCATTCGTGTGCAAATCGGTAACCATATTTATGATAGCTCAGTAGCAAACAAACTAGAGCGTCTAAAACGTGAATTAATCGGTTAA
- the atpF gene encoding F0F1 ATP synthase subunit B: MFLDYLVLGAGAGKFNNGDILATLVIFLALMFILKKVAWGPLMGIMQQREELVASEIEAAEKARKESHQFLEEQKSLLKEARTEAQSIVEGAKKQGELQKEEILTAARNEANRLKESALREIESEKEKAIAAVRDEVVSLSVLAASKVLSKEISEADNRALIEETIAKAGEAR; encoded by the coding sequence GTGTTTTTAGATTATCTTGTACTAGGTGCAGGCGCTGGTAAGTTTAATAATGGTGACATTCTCGCAACATTAGTGATTTTCTTAGCGTTAATGTTCATACTGAAAAAAGTCGCTTGGGGTCCGCTTATGGGCATCATGCAGCAACGTGAGGAATTAGTAGCAAGCGAAATCGAAGCAGCTGAAAAAGCGCGTAAAGAATCGCACCAATTTTTAGAAGAACAAAAGAGCCTTCTTAAAGAAGCTCGCACAGAAGCACAATCGATTGTTGAAGGCGCTAAGAAGCAGGGCGAACTACAAAAAGAAGAAATTCTTACTGCAGCTCGTAATGAAGCAAACCGCTTAAAAGAATCGGCTTTACGTGAAATTGAGTCTGAAAAAGAAAAAGCTATTGCAGCTGTACGTGATGAAGTCGTTTCATTATCTGTACTTGCAGCATCTAAAGTCCTTAGCAAAGAGATTTCTGAGGCAGACAACCGTGCTCTAATTGAAGAGACGATTGCGAAGGCAGGGGAAGCTCGATGA
- the murA gene encoding UDP-N-acetylglucosamine 1-carboxyvinyltransferase yields MDKIIVTGGQRLQGRVRVEGAKNAVLPILAASLLASKGENVIKEVPNLADVFTINEVLKSLNAAVTYIPEDNAVYIDATKELSSEAQFEFVSKMRASILVMGSLLARNGYARVALPGGCAIGSRPIELHLKGFEAMGAKITFGHGYVEAKTEGRLKGANVYLDFPSVGATENIMTAASLAQGTTVIENAAKEPEIVDLANFINSMGGRVIGAGTNTIRIEGVDTLYGVEHHIIPDRIEAGTFMVAAAITKGDVIIENAVPEHMTALIAKMREMGVEITELDEGVRVRVPQTLKAVDIKTMPHPGFPTDMQSQMMALMLTAEGTSIITETVFENRFMHVEEFRRMNAGAKIEGRSVFIEGPVNLQGAEVMATDLRAAAALILAGLVSEGITRVTKLYHLDRGYVNFHGKLAALGANIERITEEITVKEDVTVELPAN; encoded by the coding sequence GTGGATAAAATAATAGTGACTGGTGGCCAAAGGCTACAGGGAAGAGTACGTGTAGAGGGCGCAAAGAATGCAGTATTACCAATCCTTGCGGCATCTTTACTTGCTTCAAAGGGCGAAAATGTAATTAAAGAAGTCCCTAATTTAGCAGATGTCTTTACAATAAATGAAGTACTTAAAAGTTTAAACGCAGCAGTTACATATATACCTGAAGATAATGCCGTATATATTGATGCCACAAAAGAACTTTCTAGTGAAGCTCAATTTGAATTTGTTAGCAAAATGCGTGCATCTATTTTGGTAATGGGCTCTCTACTTGCTCGTAATGGCTATGCTCGTGTTGCACTACCAGGCGGCTGTGCAATCGGCTCTCGCCCAATTGAATTACATTTAAAAGGCTTTGAAGCAATGGGTGCAAAAATTACGTTTGGTCACGGCTATGTAGAGGCAAAAACAGAAGGTCGCTTAAAAGGGGCAAATGTATATTTAGATTTCCCAAGTGTTGGGGCAACTGAAAATATTATGACGGCTGCATCTCTTGCACAAGGAACAACTGTAATTGAAAATGCTGCAAAGGAGCCTGAAATCGTAGACCTTGCTAATTTCATCAATAGCATGGGTGGTCGTGTAATCGGTGCAGGTACAAACACGATTCGTATCGAAGGCGTTGATACACTATATGGTGTTGAGCATCATATTATTCCTGATCGTATTGAAGCTGGCACATTTATGGTAGCAGCAGCGATTACAAAGGGCGATGTCATTATTGAAAATGCAGTTCCAGAGCATATGACAGCGTTAATTGCTAAAATGCGCGAAATGGGCGTGGAGATTACAGAACTAGATGAGGGAGTACGTGTGCGTGTTCCTCAAACATTAAAAGCTGTTGATATTAAAACAATGCCACATCCAGGTTTCCCAACAGATATGCAATCACAAATGATGGCTTTAATGCTCACAGCAGAAGGTACGAGTATTATTACAGAAACGGTATTTGAAAACCGTTTTATGCATGTTGAAGAATTCCGTCGTATGAATGCTGGTGCTAAAATTGAAGGACGCTCAGTGTTTATCGAAGGACCAGTGAATCTTCAGGGAGCTGAAGTGATGGCAACTGATTTACGTGCTGCGGCTGCACTAATTTTAGCAGGCCTTGTATCAGAGGGCATTACACGTGTAACAAAGCTTTACCATTTAGATCGTGGCTATGTGAATTTCCATGGCAAATTAGCAGCTCTTGGTGCAAATATTGAACGTATTACAGAAGAAATTACAGTAAAAGAAGATGTAACAGTTGAATTACCAGCAAACTAA
- a CDS encoding rod shape-determining protein — MFSKDIGIDLGTANVLIHVKGKGIVLNEPSVVAIDKKTSKVLAVGEEARQMVGRTPGNIIAIRPLRDGVIADFDVTEAMLRHFINKLNVKGFLAKPRILICCPTNITSVEQKAIREAAEKSGGKKVYLEEEPKVAAIGAGMDIFQPSGNMVVDIGGGTTDVAVLSMGDIVTSESIKVAGDVFDNDILQYIKKEYKLLIGERTAEAIKITIGTVFKGSRNDTMDIRGRDMVTGLPRTISIHSEEIERALHESVAMIVQSAKNVLEKTPPELSADIIDRGVIITGGGALLHGMDQLLIEELKVPVFIAEQPMDCVAIGTGIMLENIDRVPASL, encoded by the coding sequence ATGTTTTCGAAGGATATTGGCATTGACTTAGGAACTGCGAACGTATTAATCCATGTAAAAGGAAAAGGAATCGTCTTAAATGAACCATCTGTGGTGGCGATTGATAAAAAGACAAGTAAAGTATTAGCGGTAGGGGAAGAAGCTCGTCAAATGGTCGGGAGAACGCCAGGTAATATCATTGCAATTCGCCCATTACGAGATGGCGTCATTGCAGATTTTGATGTAACAGAAGCAATGCTAAGACATTTCATTAACAAGTTAAATGTCAAAGGATTTTTAGCAAAGCCGCGTATTTTAATTTGCTGTCCAACAAATATTACAAGTGTTGAACAAAAAGCGATCCGTGAAGCTGCTGAAAAATCTGGTGGCAAAAAGGTATACTTAGAGGAAGAGCCAAAGGTAGCCGCAATCGGTGCAGGGATGGATATTTTCCAACCAAGTGGCAATATGGTGGTCGATATCGGTGGCGGAACAACAGATGTTGCAGTTTTATCGATGGGTGATATTGTGACAAGTGAATCCATTAAAGTAGCAGGGGATGTATTTGATAACGATATTTTACAATATATTAAAAAAGAATATAAATTGCTAATCGGTGAACGTACAGCTGAAGCTATTAAAATAACAATTGGTACAGTTTTCAAAGGTAGCCGTAATGATACGATGGATATTCGTGGACGCGATATGGTAACAGGCTTACCACGTACAATTTCCATTCATTCTGAGGAAATCGAACGTGCATTACATGAATCTGTAGCAATGATTGTTCAATCAGCGAAAAATGTTTTAGAAAAAACACCACCTGAGCTATCAGCAGACATTATTGACCGTGGCGTAATTATTACAGGTGGCGGTGCGTTATTACATGGCATGGATCAGCTCTTAATCGAGGAATTAAAAGTTCCTGTCTTTATCGCAGAGCAGCCAATGGATTGTGTAGCGATTGGAACAGGTATTATGCTTGAAAATATTGATCGTGTGCCAGCATCCTTATAA
- the atpD gene encoding F0F1 ATP synthase subunit beta, whose product MNKGHVIQVMGPVVDVKFDNGHLPAIYNALTVKIERPNEEPTILALEVALHLGDDSVRTIAMSSTDGLQRGAEVTDSGKAISVPVGEVTLGRVFNVLGEVIDLGEEIPADARRDSIHREAPSFENLSTTVEILETGIKVVDLLAPYIKGGKIGLFGGAGVGKTVLIQELINNIAQEHSGISVFAGVGERTREGNDLFFEMSDSGVIKQTAMVFGQMNEPPGARMRVALTGLTMAEYFRDEQGQDVLLFIDNIFRFTQAGSEVSALLGRMPSAVGYQPTLATEMGKLQERITSTNKGSVTSIQAIYVPADDYTDPAPATTFAHLDATTNLERKLSEMGIYPAVDPLASTSRALSPEIVGEEHYAVATGVQRTIQRYRELQDIIAILGMDELSDEDKQTVERARRIQFFLSQNFHVAEQFTGQPGSYVPVKETVRSFKEILDGKWDHLPEDAFRLVGSIEEVVEKAKSMGVEV is encoded by the coding sequence ATGAATAAAGGACATGTTATTCAAGTAATGGGTCCAGTTGTTGACGTAAAGTTCGACAATGGCCACTTACCAGCAATCTATAACGCTTTAACAGTTAAGATTGAACGTCCTAATGAAGAACCAACAATTCTTGCATTAGAAGTTGCGCTTCATTTAGGTGATGATTCTGTTCGTACAATTGCGATGTCATCTACTGATGGCTTACAACGTGGAGCAGAAGTAACAGACTCAGGAAAAGCGATCTCAGTACCAGTTGGTGAAGTTACACTAGGTCGTGTATTCAACGTACTTGGAGAAGTAATCGACTTAGGTGAAGAAATTCCAGCTGATGCACGTCGTGATTCAATTCACCGCGAAGCACCATCTTTCGAGAATCTTTCAACTACAGTTGAAATCCTTGAAACAGGTATCAAGGTAGTAGACTTACTTGCACCATATATCAAAGGTGGTAAAATCGGTCTATTCGGTGGTGCCGGTGTAGGTAAAACAGTATTAATCCAAGAATTAATTAACAATATCGCACAAGAGCACTCAGGTATCTCTGTATTCGCTGGTGTAGGTGAGCGTACTCGTGAAGGGAACGACTTATTCTTCGAGATGAGCGATTCAGGCGTTATCAAGCAAACAGCAATGGTATTCGGTCAAATGAACGAGCCACCTGGTGCACGTATGCGTGTAGCTTTAACTGGTCTTACAATGGCGGAATACTTCCGTGATGAACAAGGACAAGACGTGCTTTTATTCATCGACAATATCTTCCGTTTCACACAAGCAGGTTCTGAGGTTTCTGCCCTATTAGGTCGTATGCCTTCTGCGGTAGGTTACCAACCAACACTTGCAACTGAAATGGGTAAACTACAAGAACGTATCACATCTACAAACAAAGGTTCTGTAACTTCTATCCAAGCGATTTATGTACCAGCCGATGACTATACTGACCCGGCTCCAGCTACAACTTTCGCCCACTTAGATGCGACAACTAACCTTGAACGTAAATTATCTGAAATGGGTATCTACCCTGCGGTTGACCCATTAGCTTCGACTTCTCGTGCATTATCACCTGAAATCGTAGGCGAAGAGCACTACGCAGTTGCTACTGGTGTACAACGTACAATTCAACGTTACCGCGAATTACAAGATATCATTGCGATTTTAGGTATGGATGAGTTATCTGATGAAGATAAACAAACAGTAGAACGTGCTCGTCGTATTCAATTCTTCTTATCACAAAACTTCCACGTTGCGGAACAATTCACTGGTCAACCAGGTTCTTATGTACCTGTTAAAGAAACTGTGCGCTCATTCAAGGAAATCCTTGATGGTAAATGGGATCACCTACCAGAAGATGCTTTCCGTCTAGTTGGTTCAATTGAAGAAGTAGTTGAAAAAGCGAAAAGCATGGGCGTAGAGGTTTAA
- the atpA gene encoding F0F1 ATP synthase subunit alpha: MGIKAEEISSLIKQQIENYESELKVSEVGTVIRIGDGIALAHGLDNAMAGELLEFSNGVMGMAQNLEEGNVGIVILGPYTDIKEGDEVRRTGRIMEVPVGEELIGRVVNPLGQPVDGQGPINATKTRPIESPAFGVMARKSVHEPLQTGIKAIDALVPIGRGQRELIIGDRQTGKTSVAIDTILNQAGENMLCIYVAIGQKESTVRGVVETLRKNGALDYTIVVTASASQPAPLLFLAPFAGVSMAEEFMLQGKHVLIVYDDLTKQASAYRELSLLLRRPPGREAYPGDVFYLHSRLLERAAKLNETYQNGSITALPFVETQAGDISAYIPTNVISITDGQIFLQSDLFNSGVRPAINAGLSVSRVGGSAQIKAMKKVAGTLRLDLAAFRELESFAQFGSDLDKATLAKLERGKRTVEVLKQDLNKPLKVEKQVAILYALTKGYLDDIPVQDIVRFESEFLSWLDSNHTNVLDHVRTTKELAPDAEYDAALKEFKKTFAKSE, encoded by the coding sequence ATGGGCATCAAGGCTGAAGAAATCAGCAGTCTGATTAAACAACAGATTGAGAATTATGAATCTGAACTTAAAGTAAGCGAAGTTGGTACAGTTATCCGTATTGGTGACGGTATCGCTCTTGCTCATGGCCTCGACAACGCCATGGCTGGAGAGCTTTTAGAGTTCTCTAACGGTGTTATGGGTATGGCTCAAAACCTAGAAGAAGGTAACGTTGGTATCGTAATTTTAGGTCCATACACTGACATCAAAGAAGGCGATGAAGTTCGTCGTACAGGTCGTATCATGGAAGTACCAGTTGGTGAAGAACTAATTGGCCGTGTTGTAAACCCACTTGGTCAACCAGTGGATGGACAAGGTCCTATCAACGCTACAAAAACTCGTCCAATCGAAAGTCCAGCTTTCGGTGTAATGGCTCGTAAATCAGTACACGAACCACTACAAACAGGTATTAAAGCGATTGACGCATTAGTACCAATCGGTCGTGGTCAACGTGAGCTAATTATCGGTGACCGTCAAACTGGTAAAACATCTGTAGCTATCGATACAATTCTTAACCAAGCTGGTGAGAATATGCTTTGTATCTATGTTGCAATCGGTCAAAAAGAATCTACTGTACGTGGTGTAGTAGAAACGCTTCGTAAAAATGGTGCTTTAGATTATACAATCGTTGTGACAGCTTCTGCTTCTCAACCAGCTCCATTACTATTCTTAGCACCATTTGCTGGTGTATCTATGGCAGAAGAATTCATGTTACAAGGTAAACACGTATTAATCGTGTACGATGATCTTACTAAACAAGCATCAGCTTACCGTGAACTTTCACTTCTTCTACGCCGTCCTCCAGGTCGTGAAGCATACCCTGGTGACGTTTTCTACTTACACAGCCGCTTGCTTGAACGTGCTGCGAAGTTAAATGAAACATATCAAAATGGTTCGATTACAGCGCTTCCATTCGTTGAGACACAAGCTGGGGATATTTCTGCATACATCCCAACAAACGTAATCTCAATCACTGATGGACAAATTTTCTTACAATCTGACTTATTCAACTCAGGTGTACGTCCAGCGATTAACGCCGGTCTTTCTGTATCACGTGTAGGTGGATCAGCTCAAATTAAAGCGATGAAAAAAGTTGCGGGTACGCTACGTCTTGACTTAGCAGCATTCCGTGAGCTTGAATCATTCGCTCAATTCGGTTCAGATTTAGATAAAGCAACACTTGCAAAACTTGAGCGTGGTAAACGTACGGTTGAAGTTCTTAAACAAGATCTTAACAAGCCACTAAAAGTTGAAAAACAAGTTGCGATCCTTTATGCATTAACAAAAGGTTACTTAGATGATATTCCAGTACAAGATATCGTTCGTTTTGAATCAGAATTCTTAAGCTGGTTAGATTCAAACCACACAAATGTTTTAGATCATGTTCGTACGACAAAAGAACTTGCTCCTGATGCTGAGTACGATGCAGCACTTAAAGAGTTCAAAAAAACTTTTGCTAAATCAGAATAA
- a CDS encoding flagellar hook-basal body protein — MFKGFYTVATGMITQQRRTELLTNNLSNANTPGFKADQSTIRSFPDMLMSSIGETNAPAYQQAGTEYMKRVGSLNTGTYLQETLPNYIQGQIYSTDFTTDMALIDGNLPQNEDGVSGSIFFRLEHPNGGEAYTRNGNFTLDGQGYLVNGQGLYVLNDAGQRIQLPNDDFRLDENGAIFVNNQQEARIGVSFAANPNRLLKQDNGLLRTEDGENLPTAYGADGVTFTLRQNYLEGSNVDSSRTMTDLMTAYRAFEANQKVLQAYDRSMEKAVNEIGRI; from the coding sequence TTGTTTAAAGGGTTTTATACAGTTGCAACAGGTATGATCACGCAACAAAGAAGAACAGAATTACTAACCAATAATTTATCAAATGCGAATACACCAGGATTTAAGGCAGATCAATCTACAATTCGTTCTTTTCCAGATATGCTCATGTCAAGCATCGGAGAAACGAATGCACCTGCCTATCAACAAGCAGGTACTGAATATATGAAACGAGTAGGCTCTTTAAATACAGGGACATATTTACAAGAAACTTTGCCAAATTACATACAAGGTCAAATCTATAGCACGGATTTCACAACAGATATGGCGTTGATTGATGGGAATTTACCGCAAAATGAAGATGGTGTTTCCGGTTCAATCTTTTTCCGTCTAGAGCATCCCAACGGTGGTGAAGCCTACACACGTAATGGTAATTTCACATTAGATGGACAAGGCTATTTAGTAAATGGACAAGGTTTATATGTACTGAATGATGCAGGACAACGTATCCAGCTACCAAATGATGATTTTCGTCTTGATGAAAATGGTGCTATCTTTGTAAATAATCAGCAAGAAGCACGTATTGGCGTATCATTTGCTGCGAATCCGAACAGGCTACTAAAACAGGATAACGGTCTGCTACGTACAGAAGATGGCGAGAATTTACCAACAGCGTATGGAGCGGATGGTGTTACCTTTACATTGCGCCAAAATTATTTAGAAGGCTCTAATGTAGACTCTAGTCGCACAATGACAGATTTAATGACAGCCTATCGTGCATTTGAAGCAAACCAAAAAGTATTACAAGCCTATGATCGCAGTATGGAAAAGGCTGTTAATGAAATCGGAAGAATTTAA
- a CDS encoding DUF1146 family protein: protein MELYEAIGQEALLGILSHLFFIAVTFYALQALMMEKLFKKNKVFQIQLIYILLSIAIGSVVSNFFLQISGWSGKLPYLF from the coding sequence ATGGAGCTATATGAAGCAATAGGACAAGAAGCGTTATTAGGTATTTTATCTCATTTATTTTTTATTGCTGTTACTTTTTATGCATTACAAGCATTAATGATGGAGAAGTTATTTAAAAAAAATAAAGTTTTTCAAATTCAACTTATTTATATTTTATTAAGTATCGCGATTGGCTCAGTAGTATCAAACTTTTTCCTTCAAATTTCTGGTTGGTCGGGCAAGCTTCCATATTTATTTTAA
- the atpG gene encoding ATP synthase F1 subunit gamma, with product MVNLREIKGRINSTKSTKQITKAMQMVSSSKLRRAEQNAKAYVPYMEKIQDVVGAIASGTKDSGHPMLTVRPVKKTAYLVIGSDRGLAGAYNSSILRQVQRTINERHKSKDEYVVLAVGRVVRDYFVKRDHNVISNVVGLPDQPTFADIKEIARNAVGMFIDGTYDELYMYYNHFVSAIASEVTEKKLLPLTDIASTSSNASYEFEPSGEAILEVLLPQYAESLIYGALLDGKASEHASRMTAMRNATDNASDLISELSLQYNRARQAAITQEITEIVGGAAALE from the coding sequence GTGGTAAACTTACGCGAAATAAAAGGTCGTATTAATTCAACAAAGAGTACAAAACAAATCACAAAAGCGATGCAGATGGTTTCTTCTTCAAAGTTACGTCGTGCAGAGCAAAATGCTAAAGCTTACGTTCCTTACATGGAAAAAATTCAAGACGTAGTAGGTGCAATTGCTTCAGGAACAAAGGACAGCGGACATCCAATGTTAACTGTACGTCCTGTTAAGAAAACAGCTTACTTAGTTATTGGTTCTGACCGTGGTCTTGCAGGTGCTTATAACTCAAGTATCCTACGTCAAGTGCAACGTACGATTAATGAGCGTCATAAGTCAAAGGATGAATATGTAGTTTTAGCAGTAGGTCGTGTTGTTCGTGACTACTTTGTGAAACGTGATCATAATGTCATCAGTAATGTTGTCGGTCTTCCTGACCAACCGACATTTGCTGATATTAAAGAAATCGCTCGTAATGCTGTTGGTATGTTCATTGATGGTACGTATGATGAGCTTTATATGTACTACAATCACTTTGTCAGCGCAATTGCTAGTGAAGTGACTGAGAAAAAACTTCTTCCATTAACGGATATTGCATCTACAAGCAGTAACGCTTCTTATGAATTTGAGCCATCTGGTGAAGCAATTCTTGAAGTGTTGCTTCCACAGTATGCGGAAAGCTTAATTTACGGTGCATTATTAGATGGAAAAGCAAGTGAACATGCTTCTCGTATGACGGCTATGAGAAATGCGACAGATAATGCCTCTGACCTTATTTCAGAGCTTTCATTGCAATATAACCGTGCACGTCAAGCGGCGATTACACAAGAAATTACAGAAATCGTTGGTGGAGCTGCAGCCTTAGAATAG
- a CDS encoding M23 family metallopeptidase, whose amino-acid sequence MREDKNNKTSQNENPNQKDNGQLQKKPWFWPAVYTGGALVLAGLLFGYNSLVSKVEEAPLPDLAEVEPGPVVETNARTEKLKYPFKEEELSKVQVLQEFYELEANEESRENALMVFNQTFTTSSGLSLAMNGEEFEVVAAMSGKVLEVKLDAFTGNKIVIEHPNGMQTHYSSVKDIAVKEGDEVSQGQALGKATDNEWNQAAGVHMHFEVLEDGKYINPKKLLAF is encoded by the coding sequence ATGAGAGAGGATAAAAATAACAAAACTTCTCAAAACGAAAATCCAAATCAAAAGGACAATGGTCAATTACAAAAGAAACCTTGGTTTTGGCCAGCAGTTTACACAGGTGGTGCACTTGTTCTAGCAGGATTGTTATTTGGTTACAATAGTCTTGTATCAAAAGTAGAGGAAGCTCCATTACCAGATTTAGCAGAAGTAGAGCCGGGTCCTGTAGTAGAAACAAATGCACGCACTGAAAAATTGAAATACCCATTCAAAGAAGAGGAACTTAGTAAAGTACAAGTTTTACAAGAATTCTACGAGCTAGAAGCAAATGAAGAATCTCGTGAAAATGCACTAATGGTATTTAATCAAACATTTACAACATCTTCTGGGCTTTCTCTTGCGATGAATGGTGAAGAGTTTGAAGTAGTAGCTGCTATGAGTGGAAAGGTCTTAGAAGTAAAGCTAGACGCATTTACAGGCAATAAAATCGTGATTGAGCATCCGAATGGTATGCAAACACACTACAGCTCTGTAAAAGATATTGCTGTAAAAGAAGGCGATGAAGTGTCACAAGGGCAAGCTTTAGGAAAAGCAACAGATAACGAATGGAATCAAGCAGCTGGTGTTCACATGCATTTTGAAGTTCTTGAAGACGGAAAATATATTAATCCGAAAAAGTTATTAGCCTTTTAA
- a CDS encoding sporulation transcriptional regulator SpoIIID yields MHEHIRKRCIRLGELLIETRETVRVLAKMTGYSKSTVHKDLTERLPTIHEGLADQVKEILAYHKAVRHIRGGEATKNKWKERASQE; encoded by the coding sequence GTGCATGAGCACATTCGGAAGCGCTGCATACGCCTCGGTGAATTACTGATTGAGACGCGTGAAACTGTGCGTGTCCTTGCGAAAATGACTGGTTATTCAAAAAGTACGGTGCACAAAGACTTAACAGAGCGATTACCAACAATTCATGAAGGATTAGCTGACCAAGTGAAAGAAATACTCGCCTATCATAAGGCCGTACGTCATATTCGCGGGGGAGAAGCAACAAAAAACAAGTGGAAGGAAAGAGCGAGTCAAGAATGA
- a CDS encoding F0F1 ATP synthase subunit epsilon, with protein MKTVQVNIVTPDGPVYDSEVSMVIAKTTSGEIGVLAGHIPMVAPLGISAVKLKKENGSTDVVAVSGGFIEVRPEKISILAPSAEIAENIDVQRAKEAVKRAEGRLQGKQDDIDFKRADLALKRALNRINVHEGNI; from the coding sequence ATGAAGACAGTTCAAGTCAATATTGTCACTCCCGACGGCCCAGTATACGATTCTGAAGTATCAATGGTAATCGCCAAAACAACTTCAGGAGAAATCGGTGTTCTTGCAGGCCATATTCCAATGGTTGCTCCACTTGGCATTAGTGCTGTGAAGCTAAAAAAAGAAAACGGTTCGACTGATGTTGTGGCGGTTAGTGGTGGTTTCATTGAAGTTCGTCCAGAAAAAATCTCAATTTTAGCGCCATCTGCTGAAATTGCTGAAAATATCGATGTTCAACGTGCTAAAGAAGCCGTTAAACGCGCTGAAGGACGTCTTCAAGGTAAACAAGACGACATTGATTTCAAACGTGCTGACCTAGCATTAAAACGTGCGTTGAATCGTATCAACGTTCATGAGGGTAATATCTAA
- the spoIID gene encoding stage II sporulation protein D, which yields MKKWMISIAVICLMGALYMLPVAFSEKQEDTRSSTTEENACEIFIEVEGQQDKIPLETYITGVVAAEMPVSFHKEALKAQAIAARTYALKTTNYGEKAIAPTVARQVFYDEAQRKANWASNFLGNEKKIVEAINETKGQVLLYQNELITAMFHSTSNGKTESAYGYSGNEIPYLQSVTSISDQASPKFEAQQEWTLAQWNSLWPIQWQPSDFHAIQLFYNDSGRVERLQLGNNIWTGREVRTLLGIPSTDFTIAYDAATKKVRVNTQGYGHGVGMSQYGAEAMANDGKTAEEILHYYYQDIEIKKIDACLK from the coding sequence ATGAAAAAATGGATGATTAGTATAGCTGTTATTTGTTTAATGGGAGCATTATATATGCTACCTGTAGCGTTTAGTGAGAAGCAGGAGGATACACGATCTTCCACAACAGAAGAAAATGCTTGTGAAATTTTTATAGAAGTGGAGGGACAACAAGACAAAATTCCTTTAGAAACATATATTACAGGCGTAGTGGCAGCAGAGATGCCTGTTTCCTTTCATAAGGAAGCATTAAAAGCACAGGCGATTGCAGCACGCACATATGCATTGAAAACGACAAATTACGGCGAAAAAGCAATTGCTCCAACTGTTGCAAGGCAAGTTTTTTATGATGAAGCACAAAGAAAAGCAAATTGGGCTAGCAATTTCCTGGGAAATGAAAAGAAAATTGTCGAAGCTATCAATGAAACGAAAGGACAAGTTCTTCTATATCAGAATGAATTAATTACAGCTATGTTCCATTCAACAAGCAATGGCAAAACAGAAAGTGCTTATGGCTATAGCGGAAACGAAATACCATATTTACAAAGTGTTACAAGTATATCAGATCAAGCATCACCAAAATTTGAGGCACAGCAGGAGTGGACATTAGCACAATGGAACTCCTTATGGCCTATCCAATGGCAACCTAGCGATTTTCATGCTATACAGTTATTTTATAATGATTCAGGACGTGTAGAACGCTTGCAGCTAGGCAATAATATTTGGACGGGTAGAGAGGTTCGCACACTTCTTGGCATTCCTTCAACAGATTTTACAATTGCTTATGATGCTGCTACGAAAAAAGTCCGTGTTAACACTCAAGGTTATGGACATGGCGTAGGTATGAGTCAATATGGAGCTGAGGCAATGGCAAACGATGGGAAAACAGCTGAGGAAATTTTACACTATTATTATCAAGATATTGAAATAAAAAAAATAGATGCATGTTTAAAATAA